A genomic segment from uncultured Alistipes sp. encodes:
- a CDS encoding glycosyltransferase family 2 protein codes for MEKLDISVVVPLYNEEESLPELAAWIDRVARANALSYELIFVDDGSSDNSWATVEQLKPRYPAIRGIRFSRNYGKSAALYCGFAAAGGEVVFTMDADLQDSPDEIPALRRMILDEGYDLVSGWKKKRYDPIGKRWPSKFFNWTARRASGIRLHDFNCGLKAYRRKVVKSIEVYGEMHRFIPILAKQAGFRRIGEKVVEHHARKYGHSKFGLERTVKGYLDLISVMFMTHFGRSPMYFFGGLGTVMFLLGGGTTCWLICEKLWKQFHGLPLRGVTDQPLFYLAILAVILGVQLFLAGFLGELINRNSTDRNKYLIDKTL; via the coding sequence ATGGAAAAACTGGACATTTCGGTCGTCGTACCGCTCTATAACGAGGAGGAGTCGTTGCCGGAACTGGCGGCGTGGATCGACCGCGTGGCCCGCGCGAATGCCCTGAGCTACGAGCTGATCTTCGTGGACGACGGCTCGTCGGACAATTCGTGGGCGACGGTCGAGCAGCTCAAACCGCGCTACCCGGCGATCCGGGGCATCCGCTTCAGCCGCAACTACGGGAAATCCGCGGCCCTGTACTGCGGTTTTGCGGCGGCCGGGGGCGAGGTGGTCTTCACGATGGATGCCGACCTGCAGGATTCGCCGGACGAGATCCCGGCCCTGCGGCGGATGATCCTCGACGAGGGCTACGACCTTGTTTCGGGCTGGAAGAAGAAGCGCTACGACCCGATCGGGAAGCGGTGGCCGAGCAAATTCTTCAACTGGACGGCGCGCCGGGCCTCGGGCATCCGGCTCCACGACTTCAACTGCGGCCTGAAAGCCTACCGGCGCAAGGTCGTGAAGTCGATCGAGGTCTACGGCGAGATGCACCGCTTCATTCCGATCCTGGCCAAACAGGCCGGATTCCGACGCATCGGCGAGAAGGTCGTCGAACACCATGCCCGCAAGTACGGACACTCGAAATTCGGGCTGGAACGCACCGTGAAAGGGTATCTGGACCTGATTTCGGTGATGTTCATGACGCATTTCGGGCGGTCGCCGATGTACTTTTTCGGCGGACTGGGGACGGTGATGTTCCTTCTGGGTGGAGGCACGACGTGCTGGCTGATCTGCGAGAAGCTGTGGAAACAGTTCCACGGGCTTCCGTTGCGGGGGGTGACGGACCAACCGCTGTTCTATCTGGCCATTCTGGCCGTGATTCTGGGCGTGCAGCTGTTTTTGGCGGGCTTCCTGGGCGAGCTGATCAACCGCAACTCCACGGACCGCAACAAATACCTGATCGACAAAACCCTGTAA
- a CDS encoding DUF4199 domain-containing protein, producing the protein MNRNNFWNDAAKAGAILGVLLAVSFVVENQITLAGRAGLYMLYLVEWIAVVVAHYYLLHRFARSRSALCTAEEGFSFMQGYTSVLAVSGLAGIIVGAVQALYLHVAVGYSAYVDRLIAAVERIVAGSGGIPASMEGLFAQSMEQLQTAPVPSVLQTLWGGIFSSLLFGAVFGLIIAGVLSRAPRPFGEPGNE; encoded by the coding sequence ATGAACAGGAACAATTTCTGGAACGATGCTGCGAAGGCCGGGGCTATCCTCGGAGTGTTGCTTGCCGTATCGTTTGTCGTGGAGAATCAGATCACGCTTGCGGGGCGGGCGGGCCTTTATATGCTCTATCTCGTGGAGTGGATCGCCGTGGTGGTCGCGCACTATTATCTGCTGCACCGTTTCGCGCGCAGCCGTTCGGCACTCTGTACGGCCGAAGAGGGATTCTCCTTCATGCAGGGTTATACGTCCGTGCTTGCCGTGTCGGGACTTGCCGGGATCATCGTCGGGGCCGTGCAGGCGCTCTACCTCCATGTGGCGGTGGGCTACTCCGCGTATGTCGACCGGCTGATTGCCGCCGTGGAGAGGATCGTTGCGGGCAGCGGAGGGATCCCGGCCTCGATGGAGGGCCTTTTCGCGCAGAGCATGGAACAACTGCAGACGGCACCCGTACCGTCGGTGCTGCAGACGCTCTGGGGCGGAATTTTCAGCAGCCTGCTGTTCGGCGCCGTGTTCGGCCTGATTATCGCGGGCGTCCTTTCCCGGGCACCCCGGCCGTTCGGAGAGCCGGGTAACGAGTGA
- a CDS encoding L-threonylcarbamoyladenylate synthase produces the protein MLVKIYGQNPSERELTRVVEALERDGIVIYPTDSVYAFGCSLRSAKAVDRLRRLRGRSDAPLTVVFDDIAGVAEYCRVDNAAFRILKRNLPGPFTFILPASSRVPDKALERRRTIGIRIPAHPVARAVVEALGCPMVTASVKDDDEVVEYTTDPELIEERYGREVSLVIDGGMGDNVPTTVVDLTGDEPEILREGRGELQ, from the coding sequence ATGTTGGTAAAGATATACGGACAGAACCCTTCGGAAAGGGAATTGACGCGGGTCGTTGAGGCCCTGGAGCGCGACGGGATCGTGATTTATCCCACCGACAGCGTCTATGCGTTCGGATGTTCGCTGCGCTCGGCCAAGGCCGTGGACCGGCTGCGTCGCCTGCGCGGGCGCAGTGACGCGCCGCTGACCGTGGTTTTCGACGACATTGCCGGGGTGGCCGAATATTGTCGGGTGGACAATGCGGCCTTCCGGATTCTGAAACGCAACCTCCCGGGCCCCTTTACCTTCATCCTGCCGGCCTCGTCGCGGGTGCCGGACAAGGCGCTGGAGCGTCGCCGCACGATCGGAATCCGCATTCCGGCCCATCCGGTGGCGCGGGCGGTGGTCGAGGCGCTGGGGTGCCCGATGGTCACGGCCTCGGTCAAGGATGACGACGAGGTGGTCGAATATACGACCGACCCGGAACTGATCGAGGAGCGCTACGGCCGCGAGGTCTCGCTGGTCATCGACGGCGGGATGGGAGACAATGTCCCCACGACGGTGGTGGATCTCACGGGCGATGAGCCGGAAATTCTCCGCGAGGGCAGGGGCGAATTGCAATAG
- the mltG gene encoding endolytic transglycosylase MltG, whose amino-acid sequence MRKKTLLRIFLACVVLGAAAAVLLIVQFKGRAVGQESELFVSSRASYETLTDSLMPRIRHHAAFRAYARRLDLAGSFKPGHYLLRPGMNVIEVVRMLKLGMQTPVRVTIQNVRTPAQLARRLSWQLDADSASFAAALTSRELAAEAGFDSVTLFSMFLPDTYECYWTVSPEEFVRRMKREYDRFWTPERDAKRQRSGLSRLEVMTLASIVYEETRKTDEMPRIAGVYVNRLRRGIPLQADPTVKYAMQDFGLRRILYKHLKYPSPYNTYINKGLPPSPICMPGKNAIEAVLDFEEHDYIFFCARPTFDGYHNFARTLSEHNRNARAYSAELNRRKIK is encoded by the coding sequence ATGCGTAAAAAAACTTTGCTCCGGATCTTTCTGGCGTGTGTCGTCCTGGGGGCTGCGGCCGCCGTGCTGCTGATCGTGCAGTTCAAGGGCCGCGCCGTCGGGCAGGAGTCCGAACTTTTCGTGAGTTCGCGTGCCTCCTACGAAACGCTGACCGATTCGCTGATGCCCCGGATCCGGCACCATGCCGCTTTCCGGGCCTACGCCCGGCGCCTCGACCTGGCCGGGAGCTTCAAGCCCGGGCACTACCTCCTGCGCCCCGGGATGAACGTCATCGAGGTCGTGCGGATGCTCAAGCTCGGGATGCAGACGCCCGTGCGGGTAACGATCCAGAACGTCCGGACCCCGGCCCAACTGGCCCGGCGGCTGTCGTGGCAGCTTGATGCCGATTCGGCGTCGTTCGCCGCGGCGCTGACCTCGCGGGAGCTGGCCGCCGAGGCGGGCTTCGACAGCGTGACGCTCTTCTCGATGTTCCTCCCCGACACCTACGAATGCTACTGGACGGTGTCGCCCGAGGAGTTCGTGCGGCGCATGAAGCGCGAATACGACCGTTTCTGGACCCCGGAACGGGATGCCAAACGCCAGCGGAGCGGTTTGAGCCGCCTGGAGGTGATGACCCTGGCATCGATCGTCTACGAGGAGACGCGCAAGACGGACGAGATGCCCCGGATCGCTGGTGTCTATGTCAACCGCCTGCGGCGCGGCATTCCGTTGCAGGCCGACCCGACGGTAAAGTATGCCATGCAGGATTTCGGGCTGCGGCGCATCCTCTACAAGCACCTGAAATACCCGTCTCCCTACAATACCTATATAAATAAGGGCCTTCCGCCCTCGCCGATCTGTATGCCGGGGAAGAATGCCATCGAGGCGGTGCTCGACTTCGAGGAGCACGACTATATCTTCTTCTGCGCGCGTCCGACCTTCGACGGGTACCACAACTTTGCGCGGACGCTGAGCGAACACAACCGCAATGCCCGGGCCTATAGTGCGGAATTGAACCGCCGGAAAATCAAATAA
- a CDS encoding nucleotidyltransferase family protein, translating into MEKNDPENLLIQLLRRALWGSPEDSRRLAACDAAAWERLYGLAAQQGVLALLWEVLERLPAEQQPPKALRLRWAFETVRVERRWRRQYRAVARLAAFYARHGIPMMLLKGCGLSRCYPVPEHRPCGDVDIWLFGHQPGGDAALARELGIEVDTQKEHHTTFRLDDIPVENHYDFLNTRTCASNRRLERLLKRLAAHPGEFVEVGDTRVYLPPATFNALFLLRHAAGHFAGGAIGLRHFADWMRFVAACHDRIDWPVVQSAVRKSGMHSFVDGFQGVCIGFLGLDADLLPPVRRDPRLERRILEAVLHPPFSGPVPGRRLPGIWFRLRRWWACRWMRRMVYDEPLALGFLRMLWIHVKRHLPLLQAREAADRARRAVQSRV; encoded by the coding sequence ATGGAAAAGAACGATCCGGAAAACCTTTTGATTCAATTGCTGCGCCGGGCCTTGTGGGGGTCTCCCGAGGATTCCCGGCGGCTGGCGGCGTGCGATGCCGCCGCCTGGGAGCGGCTCTACGGGCTGGCGGCGCAACAGGGGGTCCTGGCCCTGCTCTGGGAGGTGCTGGAGCGGCTTCCCGCGGAGCAGCAGCCTCCGAAGGCGCTGCGCCTTCGGTGGGCGTTCGAGACCGTGCGGGTCGAGCGGCGCTGGCGGCGGCAGTACCGGGCCGTCGCCCGTCTGGCGGCGTTCTATGCCCGGCACGGCATTCCGATGATGCTGCTCAAGGGGTGCGGGCTGAGCCGCTGCTATCCGGTTCCGGAGCACCGCCCGTGCGGGGATGTCGACATCTGGCTCTTCGGGCACCAGCCCGGGGGCGATGCGGCCCTCGCCCGGGAGCTGGGCATCGAGGTCGACACGCAGAAGGAGCACCACACGACCTTCCGGCTCGACGATATTCCCGTCGAAAACCACTACGATTTCCTCAATACGCGCACCTGCGCCTCGAACCGCCGTCTCGAACGGCTGCTCAAGCGCCTTGCCGCACACCCCGGGGAGTTTGTAGAAGTGGGGGATACACGGGTTTACCTTCCTCCGGCGACCTTCAATGCCCTCTTCCTGCTGCGCCACGCTGCCGGACACTTCGCGGGGGGCGCCATCGGCCTGCGGCACTTCGCCGACTGGATGCGATTCGTCGCGGCCTGCCACGACCGCATCGACTGGCCGGTCGTGCAGTCTGCCGTCCGGAAGTCGGGGATGCACTCCTTCGTCGATGGTTTCCAGGGGGTCTGCATCGGCTTCCTGGGGCTTGATGCCGATCTCCTTCCGCCGGTCCGTCGGGACCCCCGGCTCGAACGCCGGATACTGGAAGCCGTCCTGCATCCTCCGTTTTCGGGCCCGGTTCCCGGACGACGGCTGCCCGGCATCTGGTTCCGGCTGCGCCGCTGGTGGGCCTGCCGCTGGATGCGCCGCATGGTCTACGACGAGCCCCTGGCGCTGGGTTTTCTGCGGATGCTTTGGATCCATGTCAAGCGGCACCTGCCGCTGCTGCAGGCCCGCGAGGCGGCCGATCGGGCCCGGCGTGCCGTACAGTCCCGGGTGTGA
- the rfbA gene encoding glucose-1-phosphate thymidylyltransferase RfbA has product MKGIVLAGGAGTRLYPITKGVSKQLLPIYDKPMVYYPISVLMLAGIRDILLISTPTDLPGFQRLLGDGSDFGVRMSYAEQPSPDGLAQAFLIGEEFIGKDPVCLILGDNIFHGSGFTGILREAVRTAEEESKATVFGYRVEDPERYGVAEFDAAGNCLSIEEKPEKPKSNYAVVGLYFYPNKVVEVARSIRPSARGELEITSVNQAFLHDGELKVQTLQRGFAWLDTGTHDSLAEASIFVEVIEKRQGLKIACLEGIAYHNGWIPAGKVREVARPMLKNQYGQYLLKLIDEK; this is encoded by the coding sequence ATGAAAGGTATCGTCCTGGCCGGAGGCGCCGGCACCCGTCTATATCCCATCACCAAGGGCGTGAGCAAACAGCTCCTCCCGATTTACGACAAGCCGATGGTCTACTACCCCATTTCGGTGCTGATGCTGGCCGGGATCCGCGACATCCTGCTGATCTCGACCCCCACGGACCTCCCGGGATTCCAGCGCCTGCTGGGCGACGGGTCCGATTTCGGCGTGCGGATGAGCTACGCCGAGCAGCCCTCGCCCGACGGACTGGCCCAGGCCTTTCTGATCGGGGAGGAGTTCATCGGAAAGGATCCGGTCTGCCTGATCCTCGGCGACAACATCTTCCACGGTTCCGGGTTCACGGGAATACTCCGCGAGGCCGTCCGCACAGCCGAGGAGGAGTCCAAGGCCACCGTCTTCGGCTACCGCGTCGAGGACCCCGAGCGCTACGGAGTCGCCGAATTCGATGCCGCCGGAAACTGCCTCTCCATCGAGGAAAAACCCGAAAAGCCCAAATCCAACTACGCCGTCGTAGGGCTCTACTTCTATCCCAACAAGGTCGTCGAGGTGGCCAGGAGCATCAGGCCTTCGGCCCGCGGCGAACTGGAGATCACCTCCGTGAACCAGGCCTTCCTCCACGACGGTGAACTCAAGGTCCAGACCCTGCAGCGCGGATTCGCCTGGCTCGACACCGGCACGCACGACTCGCTGGCCGAAGCCTCGATCTTCGTCGAGGTGATCGAGAAGCGGCAGGGGCTGAAGATCGCCTGTCTGGAAGGAATCGCCTACCACAACGGCTGGATCCCGGCCGGGAAGGTCCGCGAAGTCGCCCGCCCGATGCTCAAGAACCAGTACGGACAGTACCTGTTGAAACTCATCGACGAAAAATAA
- the rfbC gene encoding dTDP-4-dehydrorhamnose 3,5-epimerase has protein sequence MNVLKTDIEGVVIIEPRIFRDDRGYFFESFSQREFQEKVCNTVFVQDNESKSSYGVLRGLHFQKPPHAQSKLVRVIKGAVLDVAVDIRRGSPTFGQHVAVELSGDNHRQLFIPRGFAHGFSVLTDEVVFQYKCDNFYAPQSEGALAWNDPDLAIDWRIPADKLLLSEKDRHHCRLRDAEWLFDYREKRY, from the coding sequence ATGAACGTTCTGAAAACCGATATAGAAGGGGTCGTCATCATTGAACCCCGCATCTTCCGCGATGACCGCGGCTACTTCTTCGAGTCGTTCTCGCAGCGCGAGTTTCAGGAGAAGGTTTGCAATACGGTTTTTGTCCAGGACAACGAGAGCAAATCGAGTTACGGCGTGCTCCGCGGGCTGCATTTCCAGAAACCGCCCCATGCGCAGTCGAAACTCGTCCGCGTCATCAAGGGGGCCGTGCTGGACGTCGCCGTCGATATACGCCGCGGGTCCCCCACCTTCGGACAGCATGTCGCCGTGGAGCTCTCGGGCGACAACCACCGCCAACTCTTCATCCCCCGGGGATTCGCACACGGATTCAGCGTCCTGACCGACGAGGTGGTATTCCAGTACAAGTGCGACAACTTCTACGCCCCGCAGTCGGAAGGCGCCCTGGCCTGGAACGACCCCGATCTGGCAATCGACTGGCGGATCCCGGCCGACAAGCTCCTCCTCTCGGAGAAGGACCGGCATCACTGCCGCCTGCGCGATGCCGAATGGCTCTTCGATTACCGCGAAAAACGCTATTAA
- the rfbD gene encoding dTDP-4-dehydrorhamnose reductase encodes MNILVTGANGQLGREMQRLGAVSPNNYLFTDVAELDITDAAAVRACVAEHGIDAIVNCAAYTNVERAEEDEAAADLLNRQAVENLARAAAEAGALLVHVSTDYVFDGRASEPYTEESPTAPLGAYGRTKRAGEEAVVKAGCRYLILRTAWLYSEYGNNFLKTMLRLTAERESLNVVFDQVGTPTYAGDLALAIFSILEGGLDRGNEGIYHFSDEGVCSWYDFAVEIARATGRNRCRIAPCRTAEYPTKAPRPAYSVLDKSKLKQTFGIEIPHWRESMFYCLKRLQRENA; translated from the coding sequence ATGAACATACTTGTCACAGGGGCCAACGGACAATTGGGACGCGAGATGCAGCGCCTCGGAGCCGTCTCACCCAACAATTACCTCTTCACGGATGTCGCCGAACTCGACATCACGGATGCCGCCGCCGTGCGTGCGTGCGTCGCGGAGCACGGCATCGACGCCATCGTCAACTGCGCGGCCTACACCAACGTCGAACGGGCCGAGGAGGACGAGGCGGCCGCCGATCTCCTGAACCGCCAGGCCGTGGAGAACCTCGCCCGGGCCGCAGCCGAAGCCGGAGCCCTGCTGGTTCACGTATCGACGGACTACGTATTCGACGGCCGGGCCTCGGAACCCTACACCGAGGAGTCACCGACAGCGCCGCTCGGAGCCTACGGACGCACGAAACGAGCCGGAGAGGAGGCCGTGGTGAAGGCCGGCTGCCGCTACCTGATCCTGCGCACGGCCTGGCTCTACTCCGAATACGGGAACAACTTCCTGAAGACCATGCTCCGCCTCACGGCCGAACGCGAATCGCTGAACGTGGTCTTCGACCAGGTGGGGACCCCGACCTACGCCGGAGACCTCGCCCTGGCGATCTTCTCGATCCTCGAAGGGGGCCTCGACCGCGGGAACGAAGGCATTTACCACTTCTCGGACGAGGGCGTCTGCTCGTGGTACGACTTCGCCGTGGAGATCGCCCGGGCCACGGGCCGCAACCGGTGCCGGATCGCACCCTGCCGCACCGCGGAGTATCCCACCAAAGCCCCCCGCCCGGCCTACTCGGTGCTCGACAAAAGCAAACTCAAACAAACGTTCGGCATCGAGATCCCCCACTGGCGCGAATCGATGTTCTACTGTCTGAAACGACTCCAAAGAGAGAACGCATGA
- a CDS encoding dTDP-glucose 4,6-dehydratase — MKRNILITGGAGFIGSHVVRLFVTKYPDYRIVNLDKLTYAGNLANLCDIEQRPNYTFIKGDICDYEALQALMAQYEIDGIIHLAAESHVDRSIRDPFTFARTNVLGTLSLLQAARGYWESRPEGYAGKLFYHISTDEVYGALELTHPEGVEPPFTTTASSSEHHLAYGTDFFYETTKYNPHSPYSASKASSDHFVRAYHDTYGMPTLVTNCSNNYGPYQFPEKLIPLFINNIRHRKPLPVYGRGENVRDWLFVEDHARAIDLIFHRGKAAETYNIGGFNEWKNIDLIKVVIRTVDRLLGRQEGEDLDLITYVTDRPGHDMRYAIDSSKLQRELGWEPSLQFEEGIEKTVRWYLDNQAWMDNITSGEYEKYYEEMYRNR; from the coding sequence ATGAAAAGGAACATTCTGATTACGGGAGGTGCCGGATTCATCGGCTCGCACGTCGTGCGGCTCTTCGTCACGAAGTATCCCGACTACCGGATCGTCAACCTCGACAAACTGACCTACGCCGGCAATCTGGCCAACCTTTGCGATATTGAGCAGCGGCCGAACTACACCTTCATCAAGGGCGATATTTGCGACTACGAGGCCCTGCAAGCGCTGATGGCACAGTACGAAATCGACGGCATCATCCATCTGGCGGCCGAGAGCCATGTCGACCGTTCGATCCGCGACCCGTTCACCTTCGCGCGGACCAACGTCCTGGGGACGCTCTCGCTGCTGCAGGCTGCCCGGGGGTACTGGGAGTCGCGGCCCGAAGGCTATGCGGGGAAGCTCTTCTACCACATCTCGACCGACGAGGTCTACGGAGCCCTGGAACTGACGCATCCCGAAGGGGTCGAGCCTCCGTTCACGACCACCGCCTCGTCGTCGGAGCACCACCTGGCCTACGGCACCGACTTCTTCTACGAAACCACGAAGTACAACCCCCACAGCCCCTATTCGGCCTCGAAGGCGTCGAGCGACCATTTCGTGCGTGCATACCACGACACCTACGGAATGCCGACCCTCGTGACCAACTGTTCGAACAACTACGGCCCCTATCAGTTCCCGGAGAAGTTGATTCCGCTCTTTATCAACAACATCCGCCATCGCAAGCCGCTGCCTGTCTACGGCCGCGGCGAGAACGTCCGCGACTGGCTGTTCGTGGAGGATCACGCCCGGGCGATCGACCTGATTTTCCACCGCGGAAAGGCGGCCGAAACCTACAACATCGGCGGCTTCAACGAGTGGAAGAACATCGACCTGATCAAAGTCGTCATCCGCACGGTGGATCGTCTGCTCGGACGCCAGGAGGGTGAAGACCTGGATCTGATCACCTACGTGACAGACCGTCCGGGGCATGACATGCGTTATGCGATCGATTCGTCGAAGTTGCAGCGCGAACTGGGCTGGGAGCCCTCGCTGCAGTTCGAGGAGGGGATTGAAAAGACCGTGCGCTGGTATCTGGACAATCAGGCGTGGATGGACAACATCACCTCGGGCGAATACGAGAAGTATTACGAGGAGATGTATCGGAATCGCTGA
- the secG gene encoding preprotein translocase subunit SecG: MLYTICIALILVASVLVILAVLVQNPKSGMAANFGASNQVMGVRETTNFLEKFTWAMAIAIVVLSLVATLAMDRSKVAESNSEIVKDAKTLQEQLETEIPAAIPQAVPAADPAAAEAPAAEPAE; encoded by the coding sequence ATGTTATACACGATTTGCATTGCGCTGATCCTTGTAGCGAGTGTTCTGGTGATTCTCGCCGTGCTGGTGCAGAACCCCAAGAGCGGGATGGCTGCGAACTTCGGAGCTTCGAATCAGGTGATGGGTGTGCGCGAGACGACGAACTTCCTGGAGAAGTTTACCTGGGCGATGGCCATTGCCATTGTCGTGCTGAGCCTGGTTGCCACGCTGGCCATGGACCGTTCGAAGGTTGCCGAGAGCAACTCCGAGATTGTCAAGGACGCAAAGACCCTGCAGGAGCAGCTTGAGACCGAGATCCCGGCTGCGATTCCGCAGGCCGTACCGGCTGCCGATCCCGCTGCTGCGGAGGCTCCTGCTGCCGAGCCGGCCGAGTAG
- a CDS encoding LptE family protein, with protein sequence MLKRKGLKLTVAALGLSLLTACGVSIKYSLSGASIPPDARTFSVAYFPNNATMVSPILSSTLTEALVDMFSRRTRLMQVDEGGDFAFEGEITNYTSTTASVSSDDYALLNRLTITVKVRFTNALDEKASFNRTFSAYEDYESTQLLTEVEGTLIPEIVDKIVTDIFQASASNW encoded by the coding sequence ATGTTGAAAAGAAAGGGTTTGAAACTCACGGTTGCCGCGTTGGGGTTGTCTCTGCTGACGGCCTGCGGCGTGTCGATCAAATACTCGCTGTCGGGGGCCTCGATTCCGCCCGACGCCAGAACCTTCTCGGTGGCCTACTTCCCGAACAACGCCACGATGGTCTCGCCGATCCTGAGCTCGACGCTCACGGAAGCCCTTGTGGACATGTTCTCGCGCCGCACGCGGCTGATGCAGGTCGACGAAGGGGGCGATTTCGCCTTCGAGGGCGAGATCACCAACTACACCTCGACGACGGCTTCGGTGTCGAGTGACGACTACGCGCTGCTGAACCGCCTGACGATTACGGTCAAGGTGCGCTTCACGAACGCCCTGGACGAGAAGGCGTCGTTCAACCGCACCTTCTCGGCTTACGAGGACTACGAGTCGACGCAGCTGCTGACCGAGGTTGAGGGTACGCTTATCCCCGAGATCGTGGACAAGATCGTAACCGATATTTTCCAGGCTTCGGCCTCCAACTGGTAG
- a CDS encoding sigma-54 dependent transcriptional regulator: MTEITTVKQRFGIIGTSPLLDRALEVALRVAPTDLTVLVTGESGVGKEFFPQVIHAYSARKHNKYIAVNCAAIPEGTIDSELFGHEKGAFTGAVEARKGYFEEADGGTIFLDEVAELPHSTQARLLRVLQSGEFIRVGSSKVQKTNVRVVAATNVDLPDAIRAGRFREDLYYRLGTVPIAVPALRERPEDIPLLFRKFAADVAVQYRMPAVTLDDAAREMLKNYYWRGNIRQLKNVAEQISAIEQVRVITPEVLSKYLPPQEGGTAMAAPGAPRMDDNTMSTERELLYKVLFDMRADINDLKRMMAELMRGGGVAAEPPHDIRALLPTATQGRYVPAVQTPGAYGQPAGPSFGQPATPVYEHPAAPVYAESEEVTDEPPREKTKADVQREQIIRALKRNNGRRREAAAELFMSERTLYRKIKELGIEDV, from the coding sequence ATGACAGAAATAACGACCGTAAAACAACGCTTCGGCATCATCGGCACCTCTCCGTTGCTGGACAGGGCGCTGGAGGTTGCTCTGCGCGTGGCGCCCACGGACCTGACGGTCCTGGTGACGGGCGAGAGCGGAGTGGGCAAGGAGTTCTTCCCGCAGGTGATCCACGCCTACTCGGCGCGCAAGCACAACAAATATATCGCCGTGAACTGTGCGGCGATCCCCGAGGGGACGATCGACTCCGAGCTTTTCGGACACGAGAAGGGTGCCTTCACGGGGGCCGTGGAGGCCCGGAAGGGCTACTTCGAGGAGGCCGATGGCGGGACGATCTTCCTGGACGAGGTGGCCGAACTGCCCCATTCGACGCAGGCGCGCCTGCTTCGCGTGCTGCAGAGCGGGGAGTTCATCCGCGTGGGTTCGTCGAAGGTCCAGAAAACCAACGTGCGGGTGGTTGCCGCCACGAACGTCGACCTCCCGGACGCCATCAGGGCGGGGCGTTTCCGCGAAGACCTTTACTATCGGTTGGGCACGGTGCCCATTGCGGTTCCGGCGCTGCGCGAACGTCCCGAGGATATTCCGCTGCTGTTCCGCAAGTTCGCGGCGGATGTGGCCGTGCAGTACCGGATGCCGGCCGTGACGCTCGACGATGCGGCGCGCGAGATGCTGAAAAACTACTATTGGCGGGGCAACATCCGGCAGCTGAAGAACGTGGCGGAGCAGATTTCGGCCATCGAGCAGGTGCGGGTCATCACCCCCGAGGTGCTGTCGAAATACCTTCCGCCGCAGGAGGGCGGGACGGCGATGGCTGCCCCGGGAGCGCCCCGGATGGACGACAACACGATGTCCACGGAACGGGAATTGCTCTACAAGGTGCTCTTCGACATGCGGGCCGACATCAACGACCTGAAGCGCATGATGGCGGAGCTGATGCGGGGCGGCGGGGTGGCTGCGGAGCCGCCGCACGACATCCGGGCGTTGCTGCCGACCGCGACGCAGGGGCGTTACGTCCCTGCGGTCCAGACCCCGGGGGCCTACGGGCAGCCGGCGGGGCCGTCGTTCGGGCAGCCCGCAACCCCGGTTTATGAACACCCGGCGGCCCCGGTCTATGCCGAGAGCGAGGAGGTGACCGACGAGCCTCCGCGTGAGAAGACCAAGGCGGACGTGCAGCGTGAGCAGATCATCCGGGCGCTGAAGCGCAACAACGGACGCCGCAGGGAGGCTGCCGCGGAGCTGTTCATGTCGGAGCGGACATTATACCGGAAGATCAAGGAGCTGGGCATCGAGGATGTCTGA